Proteins found in one Deltaproteobacteria bacterium genomic segment:
- the speB gene encoding agmatinase — KVIRADKFPVLIGGEHTVTLGMARAIKEKYPKVSFLQLDAHADLRDCYEGTSFSHACVGRRLTELGPLVQVGLRSLTREERAFQKKGGVTSFFWHLLSENPDWEERVCQDLSSEVYVTIDLDVLDPAIMPAVGTPEPGGFNWKTLTQLLRRIAREKTVVGFDVVELTPIPGLIAPDFLAAKLIYRFLGEIFYRSLGSEKKSKHRKGG, encoded by the coding sequence AAAAGGTTATTCGCGCGGATAAATTCCCCGTGCTCATTGGTGGAGAGCACACCGTTACCTTGGGAATGGCTCGAGCGATAAAAGAAAAGTACCCCAAGGTTTCGTTCCTCCAATTGGATGCGCATGCCGACCTGCGCGATTGTTACGAAGGAACATCGTTCAGCCATGCTTGCGTGGGCCGCCGGCTGACGGAATTGGGCCCCCTGGTTCAAGTGGGCCTGCGCAGTTTGACCCGGGAAGAAAGGGCCTTCCAAAAAAAGGGGGGGGTAACCTCCTTTTTCTGGCATCTTCTATCTGAAAATCCCGATTGGGAAGAAAGGGTATGCCAGGATCTTTCTTCAGAGGTTTACGTAACTATTGACCTGGATGTCCTCGATCCGGCTATCATGCCTGCGGTGGGCACGCCGGAACCGGGAGGGTTCAACTGGAAAACCCTGACCCAATTACTGCGGCGAATCGCCCGGGAGAAAACCGTCGTCGGATTCGACGTGGTTGAACTGACCCCCATCCCGGGCTTGATCGCCCCGGATTTCCTGGCTGCCAAACTGATTTACAGATTTTTGGGAGAAATATTTTATCGCTCACTCGGTAGCGAAAAAAAATCAAAACATAGAAAAGGAGGGTGA